In Rosa chinensis cultivar Old Blush chromosome 1, RchiOBHm-V2, whole genome shotgun sequence, a genomic segment contains:
- the LOC112197934 gene encoding putative disease resistance RPP13-like protein 1, with the protein MEKRKDVLGLEASAGYKVSQTIPSTSLVEKSVYGRDEEKETLVKLLLSDDESGNEISVIPIVGMGGIGKTTLAQFVYNDVRVKQHFHLRAWVCVSKEFDVFRISQHIYESLTKKACKINSLDLLLSELLETLRGERFFFVLDDIWNKNYNQVESLMRPLESGAHGSKIIVTTRDEDVTRMMGSLEAHRLKPMSEQDSWSLFEKHAFKNAGVSARSRLENIGRQIVGKCNGLPLAIKSLGGFLCSKLLVEEWESILKSDLWELPLESDILPSLWLSYMYLPSQLKRCFAYCSLFPKNYEFKTSELVYCGWLKIYCNLKPPKLQKKSDKITSMI; encoded by the coding sequence ATGGAGAAGAGAAAAGATGTCTTGGGTTTGGAAGCAAGTGCTGGATACAAGGTATCACAAACAATACCGTCAACTTCTTTGGTAGAAAAGTCTGTATATGGAAGAGATGAAGAGAAAGAAACATTGGTTAAATTGTTGCTATCAGATGATGAGAGTGGCAATGAGATAAGTGTGATTCCTATTGTGGGTATGGGTGGGATCGGAAAGACCACCCTTGCCCAGTTTGTATACAACGATGTTAGAGTGAAGCAACATTTTCACCTCCGAGCATGGGTTTGCGTTTCAAAAGAATTTGATGTTTTTAGGATCTCACAACACATTTATGAGTCCCTCACCAAAAAAGCTTGCAAGATCAACAGCCTGGATCTGCTTCTATCAGAGTTGCTGGAAACTTTGAGGGGGGAAaggttcttctttgttcttgatgaCATCTGGAACAAGAATTATAACCAGGTGGAATCATTAATGCGTCCCCTTGAGTCTGGAGCACATGGAAGCAAGATTATTGTCACAACACGCGATGAAGATGTTACACGTATGATGGGTAGCCTTGAAGCTCACCGTCTCAAGCCAATGTCTGAGCAAGATAGCTGGTCGTTATTCGAAAAACATGCCTTCAAAAATGCAGGTGTTAGTGCACGCTCACGTCTTGAAAATATCGGTAGACAAATTGTTGGAAAGTGCAATGGTCTTCCTTTGGCTATTAAGTCACTTGGGGGTTTCTTATGTTCTAAATTGTTGGTGGAGGAATGGGAAAGTATATTGAAGAGTGACCTGTGGGAGTTGCCTTTGGAGAGTGACATTCTGCCATCTCTTTGGTTGAGCTATATGTACCTGCCTTCACAACTCAAACgttgttttgcatattgttcgcTATTTCCCAAGAACTATGAGTTCAAAACATCAGAATTGGTTTACTGTGGATGGCTGAAGATCTATTGCAACCTAAAACCCCCAAAACTGCAGAAGAAATCGGACAAGATTACTTCAATGATCTAA